Part of the Phycisphaerae bacterium genome, TCCGTGAGTTACGACCCGACACGGTACACGTTCGTGGAGATGCGGCCGGGGGGGGCGTGCGATTCCAGTTCGCCCTTCGCCTTCCAGGCGGCGGAGCAGGTCAACGAGAGCCTGGGGGAGGTCTTTTATTCGGTCAGTGTGAATCCTTTCGATCTGGATTCGGCCACGCTGGAAACGACGACGCTTGCCTGTATTACGTTTCGCCTGGCCGGTCCGCGCCGCGACGAGATCTGCCTGTTTTCGGGAAACAACCCGTTTACGGCCAGACTGATCGATCGTGATGGCGAGAGCGTTCCGATCTACAACGGCCTGATCTGCCCGACGGACCAGGGACCGCCGATCATTGCCTGCGATCTGGGGTGCATTCCCGTCCCGACGACGAGCGACTGGGGGCTCGTGGTCCTGACGCTTGTTCTGCTTGTTGGCGCGAAGGTCGCGTTTGGAATCTACAGGCGACCGGTCGGCGCGCGTGCTGCCTGAGGCGTCGGCGTCGGCAGGCAGGTTCTCTCGCGAAGAATCCACCCATCCAATTCGGTTTCGGACGGCGTTTCGGGGTTGTGCGGCCGCAACACGCACTCTTCGGTAGAATGAAGAGCGGCCGGGCGATTCAGCTCCCAGGCCGAGGTGTCGCCGTCAATTCCAGGAGGCCCGTGGATGGTCCGATTCTCCCTCCTTTTCCTTTGCATCATTCCGCTTCCTTCTTCGCGGGCGGCGACAGTGTCGGCTGACGCTTTGCGCGCCCCGGGCGATGAGGGTACCCCCAAGCTTGCCGACGTTCTTGCGCGGTATTTTCAAACGGAGGATGCGCGGGCGCGGAAGGCGCTGGTTGAGGATGTGCGCCGGGTGGCGGATGGGGCCGTGGATGAGGTGGCGGCGGCGCTTGCTGAGCTCGAGCTTTGGTCCGAACCTGAGGCGAGCGAGGGTAAGTTCGAGGCTCCCATTGCCGGAGGTTCGCCGCTTCACGTTAGCTACAGGCTGCCAAAGGACTATTCGATCGAACGACGGTTTCCGTTGTTGGTGACGATTCAGAAGTCGTCGCGGCGGCTCTTCGTGGGCAGTGGTTGGGCGATGCGGCCGGCGTTTCCCCAGTGGTTGCCGGCGTCGGCGACGGAACGGTTCGTTCATGTTTCCTATTTCACGCCGACGGAGGCGACGTTCGCGGCGTCGGGGACGTTGGGGGCGGAGTTTCGGGCGGTGGTGCGCGAGGCGCGGCGGCGGTTTCGCATCGACAGCGATCGCATCTTTCTGCACGGCGAGTGGGAGGGCGGGGAGGCGGCGTGGCAGGTGGCGATGTTCCAGCCGCACCTGTTTGCCGGTGCCATCCTCGTGGCATCGATCCCGGACCTGCCGTATCCAGCGACGATGTATCGGATGATGGCCGGCTCGAATCTGAATCGACTACCGCTGTTGGTTGCGACGCCGGTTGCAAGAGGGCTGTCAGATCCAGGCGATCCGCGAGCTTCGGCTCGCGCGGAGACGCCGGATTCGGGCACCAAAGATGGACCGGACTCGCCGCCACCAAATGCCTCGCTTGGCCGCTTGACCGCCGCGGGACGTGCTATCGAACTCCTGGCCGCAGAGACCGGTTCGCCGTGGAAAGTGCTGCACTATCCCTTGGGATTGACGTTGGAATCGACCGCAGCCGAGAGCGAAAGTGCCGCGGCCCTGGCGTCGTTTCTGGGTCGATCGCGGGAGATGCAGACGGACAACGTGTCCAGGGTGTTTCGCTATCCTTCGCAGGGTGATGCCGGCTGGGTGCGGCAGACTAAGTTCCTGGGGGACGTGTGGGAGGCGGAGGTCATTTCAATCGAGGCGCGTTCGCAGGCGACCGATTCGGTTCCCTATGCGTACCGCGTCCTGCTGGACAAGCTGGCGAGCATTGTCGGGGAACGAGGGGATCAGTCATTTGAAATCCGTACGCATCACTGCGGGGGGATCGACGTGCTGCTTCGACCCGGCGACGTCGACTGGTCGAAGCCGGTGACCGTGCGGATCAACGGGGCCCGTCGGCACGACAGCGTCGTCGAGCCGGACATCGCCGCGATGCTCGAGGAAGCGTACCGCGACTGGGAGTTTCAACATCCGCCGTGGGCGCGGCTGCGGTTTTCGATTCGAAGCGATGGGGAATAAAGGAATTGCGGCGGTGATCAGGTAGGGCTTACCTTAGGAGGATCGCCCATTGCTCGTTGCCTCTTCGACAATCCTTCTTGCCGTATCCCATTCCAGCCAGAGCTCGAACCACCAGACCTTGTTCTTCCACCGGCCGTAGCGGTCGTAGATTTCCTCGATCTGCTTCGGCGTGGCTTTCTTTCCCTTGAGATGCGTGCGGGAGACGTGGGCGACGGTCGAGGTGTCGATGGCCAGGCGGTCATGGCGGCCGAGGAAGCCGAGCAGATAGTTGGCGCTGGTCGGGCCGATACCACGAATGGATCGGAGTCGTGACAGAAGTTCATGACTGCTGACGTTCGGGTCAGTGGCGAGGCGGGTGAGTTCGTCGGGATCGGTGCGTTTCTCGGCCACGTCTTTGCAGAGCTCGAGGATGGACTCGGTGCGGTAGCCCGCGCGGCAGACATCGTTGAGGTAGTGCGGGCCGGCGCGGAGGATTTCGCGGGGCGTGGGCCAGGCGTTGAGCGAGCGGAAGTGGCGGACGATCGGGCCGAGCTGGGCGAGGCGGTTGATCATCTTCACGGCCTGGCTCCAGTTCACGTTGGTGCCGAGGATGGTCTTGATGATGTCCTCGGTCAGGGAGACGCTGCGAGGCGTCCGCCCGGCGCCGATCCGCGGGAGCACGTGAAGCGTGGGGTGGTCGCGGCAGAGGTCGTAGAACTCGTCGAGGTTCTCGTCCAGGCCGAGCATGTGGCGGACGCCGGATTCGATGTGTGCCACGGTGGCGTCACTGAGTTCGTCGCCGTCGACGGAGACATTCAGAACGGCGTCGCGGCGAGTCGGCTTGC contains:
- a CDS encoding DNA-3-methyladenine glycosylase 2 family protein — translated: MDRKSFDIRTPKPFSLAATVLGHGWHECAPMSWSEGGRCFQIILRNGKGAMRVSVVEGKPTRRDAVLNVSVDGDELSDATVAHIESGVRHMLGLDENLDEFYDLCRDHPTLHVLPRIGAGRTPRSVSLTEDIIKTILGTNVNWSQAVKMINRLAQLGPIVRHFRSLNAWPTPREILRAGPHYLNDVCRAGYRTESILELCKDVAEKRTDPDELTRLATDPNVSSHELLSRLRSIRGIGPTSANYLLGFLGRHDRLAIDTSTVAHVSRTHLKGKKATPKQIEEIYDRYGRWKNKVWWFELWLEWDTARRIVEEATSNGRSS